In one Nitrospirota bacterium genomic region, the following are encoded:
- a CDS encoding molybdopterin molybdotransferase MoeA: MLGREELVSVEEAIKLLLNYAPYKRPPENYFPIEKAFRMIISRDIISPEDLPSFNRSTVDGYAVKSSDTFGATESLPSYLKVKTEILMGEEPGFTLEKGEVAKIATGGMLPKGADAVVMFEHTQCIDENMIEVIKPVSPGENVIQTGEDVKKGEVILKAGHCLRPQDIGALAGLGITCIWAYEKPKVSIISTGDEVVSVDKSVKLGQVRDINSYTLSGLIAESGGDPIKKGIFSDQYEIIKNVVKTSINDSEMVIISGGSSVGTKDVTAKVINDIGKPGVLFHGVSLKPGKPTIGGIIENIPVFGLPGHPVAVHVCFELFIRPVLKILSGSDQVMTENKKRIIKAKIAKNISSSPGREEHIGVVLEERDGELWAIPLLGKSGLITTLTKADGSAVIPLRKFGVHEGDYVDVRLF, encoded by the coding sequence ATGTTAGGGAGAGAAGAATTGGTTAGCGTCGAGGAGGCTATAAAACTCCTCTTAAACTATGCTCCTTATAAGAGACCTCCAGAAAACTACTTTCCAATCGAAAAAGCTTTTAGAATGATAATATCAAGAGACATTATTTCACCAGAAGATCTTCCATCTTTTAATAGATCAACTGTCGATGGATACGCGGTCAAATCCTCCGATACATTCGGAGCAACTGAAAGCTTACCTTCCTACCTTAAGGTAAAGACTGAAATTTTAATGGGTGAAGAACCTGGATTTACATTGGAAAAAGGAGAAGTTGCTAAGATAGCAACTGGAGGAATGCTACCAAAAGGCGCAGACGCTGTAGTTATGTTTGAACATACACAGTGCATAGATGAAAATATGATAGAAGTAATAAAACCTGTATCTCCTGGTGAAAATGTCATACAAACGGGAGAGGATGTAAAAAAAGGAGAAGTTATTTTAAAAGCAGGTCATTGTTTGAGACCCCAAGATATAGGGGCGCTTGCAGGACTTGGGATTACATGTATATGGGCATATGAAAAACCAAAGGTTTCAATTATCTCAACAGGCGATGAAGTAGTCTCTGTTGATAAGTCTGTAAAATTAGGACAAGTAAGAGACATCAATTCATATACATTGTCTGGCCTGATTGCAGAGTCGGGTGGTGATCCAATAAAAAAAGGAATTTTTAGTGATCAATACGAAATTATAAAAAATGTTGTAAAAACTTCTATCAATGACTCTGAGATGGTTATAATTTCTGGAGGAAGTTCAGTTGGAACAAAAGATGTAACAGCAAAGGTTATTAATGATATTGGGAAGCCTGGCGTTCTTTTTCATGGTGTATCATTAAAACCCGGCAAACCAACTATTGGAGGTATTATAGAAAACATTCCGGTATTCGGACTGCCCGGACACCCTGTAGCTGTTCATGTCTGCTTTGAACTTTTTATTAGACCTGTCTTAAAAATTCTTTCAGGATCTGATCAGGTAATGACCGAAAACAAAAAAAGAATTATTAAAGCAAAGATTGCGAAAAATATCTCATCAAGTCCTGGAAGAGAGGAACATATTGGAGTCGTTCTTGAAGAACGAGATGGTGAATTATGGGCTATTCCTTTACTTGGCAAATCCGGACTCATTACAACATTAACAAAAGCTGATGGCTCAGCAGTTATCCCGTTGAGAAAATTTGGTGTACATGAGGGTGATTATGTAGATGTAAGACTTTTTTAA
- a CDS encoding aminoacyl-tRNA hydrolase: MWIIAGLGNPGRKYHRTRHNVGFLVADELSSRYKIDLRKKEDYKIGRGSINKEDVILIEPLLFMNMSGKVIEYIIKKFDIQPEKTIIIHDDIDMQTGKIRIRKTGSSGGHKGVESIIQSIRSKDFIRIKIGVGREQGVPVEEYVLSKFNKQEMCFIKEAIQKAADAVVVIISEGVNKAMNRFN; encoded by the coding sequence ATGTGGATTATTGCAGGACTTGGAAATCCAGGGAGAAAATATCATAGAACCAGACATAATGTAGGTTTCCTCGTTGCTGATGAACTATCTTCAAGATATAAAATAGACCTAAGAAAAAAAGAAGATTATAAAATAGGAAGGGGTTCTATAAACAAAGAGGATGTTATTCTCATAGAACCCCTTCTATTTATGAACATGAGCGGAAAAGTTATTGAGTATATAATTAAAAAGTTCGATATTCAACCTGAAAAAACAATAATAATTCATGATGACATTGACATGCAGACTGGGAAAATAAGAATCCGCAAAACAGGTTCCTCAGGTGGCCATAAAGGAGTTGAGTCAATCATCCAAAGCATTCGATCAAAAGATTTTATCCGTATTAAAATAGGTGTAGGAAGAGAACAAGGAGTACCTGTTGAAGAATATGTCTTAAGCAAATTTAATAAACAAGAAATGTGCTTCATAAAAGAAGCAATACAGAAAGCCGCTGATGCAGTCGTTGTCATTATCTCAGAAGGTGTTAATAAGGCAATGAATAGGTTTAATTAA
- a CDS encoding 50S ribosomal protein L25/general stress protein Ctc has product MEKITINAQKRQETGKGAARSLRRKDIIPAVLYRAGGSMPIKINKKEITHFINTTAGEQVMLNLKFSDDESKLALLKEYQVDPLKRDLLHADFFEVSLTEEVRVSVHITTTGEPIGVKRDGGILQHLLREIEIECLPDKIPGHITVDISGLEIGQSLHVRDLNLGEGIKIFADPDEVIVNILAPTVEEVAPAEAAPEPSEPEVIKKGKKEEEEEKEESK; this is encoded by the coding sequence TTGGAAAAAATAACTATCAATGCACAAAAGAGACAGGAAACTGGTAAAGGAGCAGCCCGCTCTCTCAGGAGAAAGGACATAATCCCCGCAGTTCTTTATAGGGCCGGAGGATCTATGCCCATAAAAATAAATAAAAAAGAAATAACACATTTTATCAACACAACAGCAGGTGAACAGGTGATGTTAAATCTCAAATTTTCCGATGATGAAAGCAAGCTTGCTTTATTGAAAGAATATCAGGTTGACCCTCTAAAAAGAGACCTTCTACATGCTGACTTCTTTGAAGTCTCTCTTACTGAAGAAGTGCGTGTAAGTGTTCATATTACAACCACTGGTGAACCAATTGGAGTAAAAAGAGATGGCGGTATACTCCAACATCTGTTAAGAGAGATCGAAATTGAATGTTTGCCAGATAAAATTCCAGGACATATCACAGTTGATATTTCAGGTCTTGAAATTGGCCAATCACTACATGTCAGAGATCTAAATCTTGGAGAAGGAATTAAAATTTTTGCAGACCCAGATGAGGTCATTGTCAATATCTTAGCTCCAACTGTTGAAGAAGTTGCTCCTGCAGAAGCTGCTCCAGAGCCATCAGAGCCAGAGGTTATAAAGAAAGGCAAGAAGGAAGAAGAGGAAGAAAAGGAAGAAAGCAAATAA
- a CDS encoding ribose-phosphate pyrophosphokinase — protein sequence MPEGMQLFTGNAHRELALEISQYLNIRIGDATVGKFSDGEIFVQINENVRGSDVFVIQPTCVPVNRHIMELLLMVDALKRASARRITAVIPYYGYARQDRKVQPRVPISAKLVADLITAAGTNRVLTMDLHAAQIQGFFNIPVDNLYASPVLLEYVEKKYNHRKNLVIVSPDAGGVERARAFAKKLQSSIAIIDKRREAANISQIMNVIGEVDGKDTIILDDMIDTGGTTIQAASALKEKGANRIIAACTHAVLSGTAVEKLNNSEIQELIVTNTIPVDSNKQQCTKLTVLSIASLIGEAIKRIHEESSISSLFV from the coding sequence ATGCCTGAGGGAATGCAGCTATTTACAGGTAACGCTCACAGGGAGTTAGCCTTAGAGATATCGCAGTATCTGAATATTCGAATCGGAGATGCGACAGTTGGAAAATTCAGTGATGGAGAAATCTTCGTGCAAATAAACGAAAATGTCAGGGGATCAGATGTGTTTGTAATTCAACCCACATGTGTACCTGTGAATCGTCATATTATGGAACTTCTTCTAATGGTTGATGCACTCAAGAGGGCATCTGCAAGGAGAATAACGGCCGTTATTCCATATTATGGTTATGCCCGCCAGGACAGAAAAGTACAACCCCGTGTCCCTATTTCTGCAAAACTTGTTGCAGATTTAATAACCGCTGCTGGCACAAACAGAGTTTTAACTATGGATTTACACGCTGCCCAGATTCAAGGTTTTTTCAATATTCCTGTCGACAATCTCTATGCATCACCTGTTCTTTTAGAATATGTAGAGAAAAAGTATAATCATAGAAAAAATCTTGTCATTGTATCTCCTGATGCAGGTGGCGTTGAGAGGGCAAGAGCTTTTGCAAAAAAACTACAGAGTTCCATCGCTATAATAGACAAAAGACGTGAAGCAGCGAATATATCACAGATCATGAATGTTATTGGTGAAGTTGATGGAAAGGATACCATCATTCTTGATGATATGATTGACACAGGAGGCACAACAATTCAAGCAGCAAGTGCTCTTAAGGAGAAAGGTGCAAACAGGATTATTGCGGCATGCACACACGCAGTTCTTTCAGGCACAGCGGTTGAAAAGTTGAATAATTCCGAAATACAAGAACTCATTGTAACAAATACAATACCTGTTGATAGCAACAAACAACAATGCACAAAATTGACTGTTTTAAGTATAGCATCCTTGATAGGAGAGGCAATTAAAAGAATTCATGAAGAATCTTCTATCAGTTCGCTTTTTGTATAA
- the ispE gene encoding 4-(cytidine 5'-diphospho)-2-C-methyl-D-erythritol kinase, with amino-acid sequence MTFSLYAPAKINWFLNIISKRKDGYHDIMSSMHSINLYDTLIFQHSDSLHVDSEIEIPLTENLVYRAAFNLKQKYSYKKGATITIRKKIPVAAGLGGGSSDAAYTLLGLNMLWDLRLDKKELSSIAFEIGSDVSFFLNGPLALVKGKGEVVCPLSIESSFMVVLVKPPISVSTAWAYNKFDEANPSILTKSPIDIKLFCQALNKQDFTTLNIMLRNDLEKIVIDSYPVVGELKNKMVENGALYTAMSGSGPTVFGIFKNKAEAKKILDTIKPYWCYLANTM; translated from the coding sequence AGAAAAGATGGTTACCACGATATCATGAGTTCTATGCATAGTATTAATCTTTATGATACCTTGATTTTTCAGCATAGTGATTCTCTACATGTGGATAGTGAGATTGAAATCCCTCTAACTGAAAATCTTGTATATAGAGCCGCTTTCAATCTTAAGCAGAAATATTCATACAAGAAAGGAGCAACAATAACTATCAGAAAAAAAATACCTGTAGCAGCCGGCCTCGGTGGAGGAAGCAGTGATGCAGCTTATACACTTCTTGGACTAAATATGTTGTGGGATCTGCGTCTCGATAAAAAAGAATTAAGTTCGATAGCTTTTGAAATAGGTTCTGATGTATCATTTTTTCTGAACGGACCACTTGCACTTGTTAAAGGTAAGGGAGAAGTTGTCTGTCCTTTATCGATAGAATCATCTTTTATGGTAGTACTTGTAAAACCACCTATATCTGTTTCAACTGCATGGGCATATAATAAGTTTGATGAGGCAAACCCATCTATATTGACAAAATCTCCCATTGATATTAAACTGTTCTGTCAAGCCCTAAACAAACAGGATTTCACAACCTTGAATATAATGCTAAGAAATGACCTGGAAAAGATTGTTATTGATAGTTATCCTGTTGTAGGGGAATTAAAAAATAAAATGGTAGAAAACGGAGCCTTATACACTGCCATGAGCGGTAGTGGCCCCACTGTATTTGGAATTTTTAAGAACAAAGCAGAGGCGAAAAAAATTCTTGACACTATTAAGCCATATTGGTGTTATCTGGCTAATACGATGTAA